One Mycolicibacterium sp. TUM20985 genomic window, ACGACCTGGGCGAACATCACCACGACGAACAGCACACCGGTCAGGAGCAGCGTCCCGGCGAGGGCACGGGGAATGTTGCGGCCGGGGTTGTCGGTCTCCTCGCCCATCGACGCACAGGCCTCGAAGCCGGCCCACGACAGGAACGCCGCGACGACCGCGCTGAGCACTGCGGAGGCGGATACGCCGTCGAAGGAGAATGCGCTGAAGTCGATCCCGGTCGTCGGCGCCCCGCCCTTGGCGAAGATCACCACCACCAGCACGACCATCGCCAGGATGCCGACCCCCTCGATGCCGAGGAGGATCTTGGCCAGCAGCCGTACGTCGCGGCCGGAGAGCAGGAACGAGACCACGGCGCCGATCACCACGACCGCGAGCCACGGTACCTGGTAGGGGTTTTCGTTGCCGGGTTGCAGTTCGGCGATGAACGCGTTGACGAAGGCGGCCGTCAACGCCAGCGTGCCGATCGCGAAGCCCACGTACGCCCCGAGCATGGCGAAGCCGGAGAAGAATCCGGCCCGCGGCCCGATGGTGCCGCCCACCAACCCGTAGGCCGAGCCCGCGTGGTTGAGGTGCCGGGTCAGCCGCACGAAGCTGTAGCCGACCAGGGCCACGCCGACCAAGCCGATCAGGAACACCAGCGGGATGGCCTTCCCGACGGTCCCGATCAGGCCCTGGCCGTTGCCGGACATCGCCAATGTCGGCCCCACCAGGGCGACGGACATCGCGAGCGCCACCCAGAAGGGCAGGCGGCGGTGCGGAAGCTGGTCGGCTCCTCCTGATGGACTGGCCGACGACGTGCTGGTGCTCATCGCTGTCTCCTTCTCGGGTGCTGGGTCGGGTACTGGGTCACGAGCTGGGTCAACAACTCCACGCGAGGCGCAACGCCTGCGTGGTCTCGGCCGGTGAGAGGTCGCCGAAGGTGGCGATCTCATAGCGCCGCACGGCGACGACGCCTTCGACGACCTCCGGTGTGAGCAGTTCCGCAGCCAGGGCGGACTTCTCGAGCGCATCGATCGCCGCCCGCTGGTCGAGCGGAAGCGGTGGCGGCGCGGTGGCCGATAGTGCCGGGTTCTCGGGGATCTCGGCGGGCAACTCGAGTCCGCGTTCGACGCCCCGTAGTGCGCTGCTGAGGAACGCCGCCGCAGCCAGGTACGGGTTGGCGCTGGGGTCGATCAGCTTCAGTTCGGCGTTGGCGCCGTGCGGACTGCCGGGGGTGGCGGCGATGAAGCGGACCGCGGCTTCGCGGTTCTCCAGTCCCCAGCATTGCGCGGCCCCCGCCCAGTTCCCCGGCTTGAGCCGCAACGCCGACAACGCCGAACCCGCGTAGACGCCGATCAGATCGGGCAACGCGTCGATGACCCCCGCGATCGCCGATTCCCCGTCGGGCCTCAGGCCATGGGGCCCGTCTCCTCCGGAGAACAGCGGCCCCCGATCGTCGGCCAGCGAGAGATGCAGATGTGCGCCATTGCCCGCGGCGTCTTCGAAGGGCACCGGCGCGAAGGAGATTCGCAGGCCGTGGCGCGCCGCGACCCGGCCGAGCACGATCCGGGTCAGGATCACCGCGTCCGCCGTTGCCACCGGGGTGTCGGGGGCCAGCGAGACCTCGAGTTGGTCGTGGCCGTACTCGGTATGAATCTGCTCGACGCTCAACCCGGCGCGTTCGGCGGTGGTCGCGAGATCCACCAGGAACGCCGATCGGTCGAGCGACGTGCGAATTCCGTACGGCGACCACGGTTCCGTCGACGCGGGGCCGCCATCGGGCGCGATCATGGTGCATTCGAGTTCGGCGCCGATCAGTGCCGTCAGTCCCCGCTCCCCGGCCGCCCGCTCGGCGCGGACCAGCAGCGAGCGCAGGCACATCGGCACCGGAGCACCGTCCTGGACGGTCAGGTTTCCCGGTGCCCAGGCAACCCCGTCGTCGATGATCCGGACGGTGGCCGGGTCGATGCGGATCCGGAGGTCCCCCACGACGCCGATGCTCGGGGTGAACGCGATTCCACTGTCGACGCAGAACACGCTCCACGACGGTGACACACCCATCCCGGAGCGCTGGAAGTCACCGAGCCTGTGCACGGGAACGTACTTGGCCCTGGTGACACCGGCCGGGTCGGTCATCGAACCGGCCACCAGCGCAACCCCTTTGGCGCGGAGAGCATCGATCTGCTGCGCGAGGTCGGTCCCGTCGTCCACGTCGCTCGACACCGACGCCTTCCGATGCTTCTTTCGTCCGCCAGGCATGTCGCCTCCTCACAACCCTCGCTGAGTCTGCGCTAAATCTATGTCATGAATGTTTCAGGATCTTTAAATTCGAACGTTTATGGTTGATTCATTAGATCCAAGATCAGAGGATGGGTGCATGTGTCGGCTCCTGGGTGTCGTGTCGGCCGCCCCGATCTCCGTTGCGGACGCCGTCGGGGACGGCGTCCTGAAGGACTTCGTCGCCCTCACCAAGGTCCACGGGGACGGCTGGGGCGTGGCCGCCGTCGACCGCCTGGGTGACACGCCGCGCGCCACGGTGTCGGCGGGCAGCGCGCTCGACGATCCCGACTTCGTCTCGGCGACGCACGACCGCCGGTCCGCGGCGACCCTGGTCCACCTTCGGTGGGCGACCAGCGGGCTCGCGGTCGAACCGCGCAACTCCCATCCGTTCGTCGCCGACGGGCTCGCGATGGCGCACAACGGCTCGGTCAAGCCGCCCGCTCCGTTGGACGCCCTCCTCGACCCCGAGCACGCCGCATCCCTGCGGGGAACCACCGACAGCGAGCGCATCTTCGCGCTGATTCGCCAATACCGAACTCGTACGAGCACTCTCGCCGAGGCGGTCCGCGACGCGATCTCCGCACTGCGGCGGATCTACCCCGACGCCAGCCTCAACGCCCTCATCCTCGGCGAGGACCAGCTCATCGTGGTCCATGCGCACGCCCATAGCCGTCTGCTGGCCGAGGACATCGAGGAGATCAGCGCCACCGATCTGCCCGCCGAACACCTCGAGGACTACTTCGCGCTGCGCCTCGCGCGGCCACGTGACGACCTGGTGGTGGTCGGCTCAACGGGATTCGGCGACCCGTCGTGGGAGCAGCT contains:
- a CDS encoding APC family permease encodes the protein MSTSTSSASPSGGADQLPHRRLPFWVALAMSVALVGPTLAMSGNGQGLIGTVGKAIPLVFLIGLVGVALVGYSFVRLTRHLNHAGSAYGLVGGTIGPRAGFFSGFAMLGAYVGFAIGTLALTAAFVNAFIAELQPGNENPYQVPWLAVVVIGAVVSFLLSGRDVRLLAKILLGIEGVGILAMVVLVVVIFAKGGAPTTGIDFSAFSFDGVSASAVLSAVVAAFLSWAGFEACASMGEETDNPGRNIPRALAGTLLLTGVLFVVVMFAQVVGFGTDAAGLDAFQNSGNTLGDLGSSYVGQWFSLLIIFTAIVSAFGCHLACSATSGRMLYAFGRDGFGPKFIAQINEKTGGPRTATWLVVGVSLVVVLICGALGWPDMGTGNPAINTYFLFAVAGSVCLMVCYLLVEIAAMWFVGAPRFVPIHGGTGKVLGLLLPALGAVVITAVLWFNVKGAVTWLDAPLLGLYWCVIGLVIAIAASGIAKRVGQSLSDELAQTQ
- a CDS encoding type I glutamate--ammonia ligase, with product MTDPAGVTRAKYVPVHRLGDFQRSGMGVSPSWSVFCVDSGIAFTPSIGVVGDLRIRIDPATVRIIDDGVAWAPGNLTVQDGAPVPMCLRSLLVRAERAAGERGLTALIGAELECTMIAPDGGPASTEPWSPYGIRTSLDRSAFLVDLATTAERAGLSVEQIHTEYGHDQLEVSLAPDTPVATADAVILTRIVLGRVAARHGLRISFAPVPFEDAAGNGAHLHLSLADDRGPLFSGGDGPHGLRPDGESAIAGVIDALPDLIGVYAGSALSALRLKPGNWAGAAQCWGLENREAAVRFIAATPGSPHGANAELKLIDPSANPYLAAAAFLSSALRGVERGLELPAEIPENPALSATAPPPLPLDQRAAIDALEKSALAAELLTPEVVEGVVAVRRYEIATFGDLSPAETTQALRLAWSC
- a CDS encoding class II glutamine amidotransferase, which gives rise to MCRLLGVVSAAPISVADAVGDGVLKDFVALTKVHGDGWGVAAVDRLGDTPRATVSAGSALDDPDFVSATHDRRSAATLVHLRWATSGLAVEPRNSHPFVADGLAMAHNGSVKPPAPLDALLDPEHAASLRGTTDSERIFALIRQYRTRTSTLAEAVRDAISALRRIYPDASLNALILGEDQLIVVHAHAHSRLLAEDIEEISATDLPAEHLEDYFALRLARPRDDLVVVGSTGFGDPSWEQLPSETVVAISLRDLSLTTHPLMSD